A region of Salinibacter sp. 10B DNA encodes the following proteins:
- a CDS encoding DNA topoisomerase IV subunit B gives MPTTYTGKDIDVLEGLEPVRKRPGMYIGGTGRPGLHHILWEVVDNAVDEATNGYASTIEVTLHEDGTSVTVSDNGRGIPIDEHPEKGVPTLELILTTLHSGGKFDASNYITSGGLHGVGVSVVNALSEEMVATVKRDGQEYQQTFRRGTPVTELETTKNGARGTGTSIFFRPDPDIFESVEFDPAWIREQLEVKTYLNRNLRIVFTDETSGERVELQHEGGIEEYLEHMVEDLQVSTIHDDIFMLEDDDVEGEGRLEIALQWTDAPNQQLHTFVNGIPTQDGGTHEQGLKSGIRSVVRSYMDTHDLVPHRLEIKGEDTREGLVGIVNLFVVDPQFQGQTKDKLNNPSVRSMVTGSLRTHFEQYLNDHPSTGEAIASRVIQAAKARRASRSASSGGGGSSGSKTRLNLPGKLADCSSSTPSECELFIVEGDSAGGSAKQARDRSTQAVLPLRGKVLNAEQASLSRVQGNKELSNIVQALGCGIGDDLDLSDLRYHKIILLMDADSDGHHIATLLLTFFYRYMTPLLEGGFVYIAQPPLYRIDAGKETHWALDDQDKARILEEIEQDGRNLSVDIQRFKGLGEMMPDTLDETTLAPDTRRLLEVDIPDTERMVTEQTITELMGRDSSARFDFIMQHAADADELDV, from the coding sequence ATGCCCACGACGTATACCGGAAAAGACATCGACGTTCTTGAAGGCCTGGAGCCGGTGCGTAAGCGGCCCGGCATGTACATCGGCGGCACCGGCCGGCCCGGCCTGCACCACATCCTCTGGGAAGTAGTGGATAACGCGGTCGACGAGGCCACCAACGGCTACGCCTCGACCATCGAGGTAACGCTGCACGAGGATGGGACCAGCGTCACCGTGTCGGACAACGGGCGGGGCATTCCGATCGACGAGCACCCGGAGAAGGGCGTTCCGACCCTGGAGCTGATCCTGACCACGCTCCACTCCGGCGGTAAATTCGACGCCAGCAACTACATCACGTCCGGCGGCCTGCACGGCGTGGGGGTCTCGGTCGTAAATGCCCTCTCCGAGGAAATGGTGGCCACCGTGAAGCGGGATGGGCAGGAGTACCAGCAGACCTTCCGACGTGGAACGCCCGTCACTGAGCTGGAAACCACGAAGAATGGGGCACGGGGAACGGGGACGTCGATTTTCTTTCGCCCTGATCCCGACATCTTCGAGTCGGTGGAGTTTGATCCGGCCTGGATCCGAGAGCAGCTGGAGGTGAAAACATACCTGAATCGGAATCTGCGGATTGTTTTTACGGACGAGACGAGCGGCGAGCGGGTGGAGCTCCAGCACGAAGGGGGCATCGAGGAATACCTGGAGCACATGGTGGAGGATCTCCAGGTGAGCACCATCCACGATGACATCTTCATGCTCGAAGATGACGATGTGGAGGGAGAAGGACGGCTCGAAATTGCTCTTCAGTGGACCGACGCGCCCAACCAGCAGCTCCATACGTTCGTGAACGGCATTCCCACGCAGGATGGGGGCACACACGAGCAGGGATTAAAGAGTGGCATTCGGAGCGTGGTGCGGTCCTACATGGATACCCATGATCTCGTCCCGCACCGCTTGGAAATCAAAGGGGAGGACACGCGAGAGGGGCTCGTGGGCATCGTGAATCTCTTCGTCGTCGACCCCCAGTTTCAGGGGCAGACGAAGGACAAACTCAACAATCCGTCCGTGCGATCGATGGTCACGGGGTCGCTTCGCACACACTTCGAGCAGTATCTTAACGATCACCCGTCGACGGGCGAGGCCATCGCGTCGCGGGTGATCCAGGCGGCGAAGGCCCGGCGAGCGAGCCGATCGGCCTCCAGCGGGGGCGGGGGCAGTTCCGGCTCCAAGACCCGCCTCAATCTGCCGGGCAAGCTAGCGGACTGCTCCTCGAGTACACCGAGTGAGTGTGAGCTCTTCATTGTAGAGGGCGACTCGGCGGGCGGCTCCGCCAAGCAGGCCCGCGACCGGTCGACGCAGGCCGTCCTGCCGTTGCGGGGGAAGGTGCTGAATGCTGAGCAGGCCTCTCTTAGCCGGGTTCAAGGCAATAAGGAGCTTTCCAACATCGTGCAGGCGCTGGGCTGTGGCATTGGGGACGATTTGGATCTGTCCGATCTCCGCTACCACAAAATCATTCTCCTAATGGATGCGGACTCGGATGGGCACCACATCGCTACGCTTCTCCTTACATTCTTCTACCGCTACATGACACCCCTGCTGGAGGGCGGTTTCGTCTACATTGCCCAGCCACCGCTCTACCGCATCGACGCGGGGAAGGAGACGCACTGGGCGCTCGACGACCAGGACAAGGCGCGCATCCTTGAGGAGATTGAACAGGACGGACGCAACCTCTCAGTCGACATCCAGCGCTTCAAGGGCCTCGGCGAAATGATGCCGGACACGCTTGACGAAACGACGCTTGCGCCGGACACGCGGCGCCTTTTGGAGGTCGACATTCCGGACACGGAGCGCATGGTGACGGAGCAGACCATCACTGAACTCATGGGGCGGGATAGCTCCGCCCGGTTCGACTTCATCATGCAGCATGCTGCCGATGCCGACGAGCTGGATGTGTAA